In Paenibacillus ihbetae, the following are encoded in one genomic region:
- a CDS encoding FtsX-like permease family protein — MTLFDLAKKNIRGNFRHYFVYFISMFISVVIFYIFASLQYSKEIMNAIESSRSMKSTFFIASIVLILFVSVFILYSNQFFSRKRKREVGLYALLGLPKRTIGRLLFYENLLIGIIVLALAIGAGSLLSKLFTMILARLLGISVDIGMSISFPAIISTVIVFMIIILITSVQAYRLIYRFRLIELFRAEQEGEREPQASILSAFAAILVLSVSYGFGLREFANNEQILTNLGVMSVGIIAGTGLLFSSLIIFVLRLAKRRKRYYYKGLNLVVTSNLVYRMKGNARTFSIISILSALALCAFSFGLSTYHTYEHSTRLIAPFSYMFVSQDEAFNKQVDHMIRSDAAHPVTEQVTIPVIHLNGHSSSDEIISKKQLASNEQPIKVISVSGYNRAAEALSIPRLDVTEPGAAIAVRPMYTEHAWSDYDGETITLELPSQPLTLAFTDMTIERIVNWSYPDIMVVVADETYRAIERQSPSVDYVGYTVEGQKTTRATSNALAAMATPESKLSSYYAEYRVGIESAALNVFILGFLGLVFLLATGSVLYFKQLTEAAGDQARYDVLRRIGVSMNEISGSIFKQNAMIFILPLLVGAGHYIVIFSWLRRLFGGLGGISLLEPVLVCISVFMMIYMVYFVLTVGSVSKILIGEAPRWIRLSVLVIASVAIVLAGLFVWLAPIPQEEEIAKGPGVQLHIPAPMGNYPVGVTELHLMDKDRMDPWVNEGQRELMISIWYPAEEESGQRAKYMREGAAKHYDESELPSIGLTPGTVNLADIDTHAWLDAPAAEIEGGWPVIIFSPGGSIPRSFGTILVQELASRGYIVITLDHTHEASVVEFPDGRVVTETLPAFSAETVLKMIDVRVNDVRFVLDQLTGMRAGSNPDTGKKQLPHGLAALLNLSKVGIYGHSAGGATAAQTMYEDERIDAGIDMDGTMGHMPNHPLPVAQDGLDRPFMLLNSGFNDEGEVDSHLTAEDRAMFWNHTSGWKLDVAIPNGAHFTFTDYQSLLPQLASEVSLSRLSVQQSIGTADPEQALDAQREYVAAFFDHHLKGLPQPLLETTSSTNTEVRVME, encoded by the coding sequence CCTGCAGTACAGTAAGGAGATCATGAACGCGATCGAGTCGTCCAGAAGCATGAAGTCCACGTTCTTCATTGCTTCGATTGTGTTAATCTTGTTCGTGTCGGTGTTTATCCTGTATTCCAACCAATTCTTCTCCAGAAAACGGAAGAGGGAAGTAGGGCTGTATGCCCTGCTGGGATTGCCCAAACGAACGATCGGCCGATTGCTATTTTATGAAAATCTGCTGATCGGTATAATCGTTCTCGCATTGGCAATCGGTGCCGGCTCTCTGCTGTCAAAGCTCTTCACCATGATCCTGGCCCGGCTGCTCGGCATTAGCGTGGATATCGGGATGTCGATCTCCTTTCCGGCGATCATCAGTACGGTTATTGTGTTCATGATTATTATCCTGATCACTTCAGTGCAGGCGTATAGGCTGATCTACCGATTCCGGCTGATCGAGCTGTTTCGAGCCGAGCAGGAAGGGGAGCGGGAACCTCAGGCTTCCATCCTTTCAGCGTTCGCAGCTATCCTCGTCCTATCGGTCAGTTATGGGTTCGGACTTCGCGAGTTTGCGAATAATGAGCAGATCCTGACCAATCTTGGGGTGATGTCGGTCGGGATTATAGCGGGAACTGGACTTTTGTTTTCATCGCTCATTATTTTTGTCCTGAGATTGGCGAAGCGCCGTAAACGTTATTACTACAAGGGGTTGAACCTGGTTGTTACGTCGAACCTGGTCTATCGCATGAAGGGGAATGCCCGCACGTTCAGCATCATCTCGATCTTGTCGGCTTTGGCGTTGTGCGCATTCAGCTTTGGCTTGAGCACCTACCATACCTACGAGCATTCCACGCGTTTGATCGCTCCCTTCAGCTATATGTTTGTCAGCCAGGATGAAGCATTTAACAAGCAAGTCGACCATATGATCCGAAGCGATGCGGCGCATCCTGTGACCGAGCAGGTTACGATTCCTGTTATTCATCTGAACGGACATTCTTCGAGCGATGAGATTATTTCGAAGAAACAGCTGGCATCTAACGAGCAGCCCATCAAAGTCATCTCCGTGAGCGGATATAACCGGGCAGCGGAAGCGCTCAGCATTCCCCGACTGGACGTGACGGAGCCGGGGGCAGCGATTGCGGTTCGCCCGATGTACACGGAGCATGCATGGTCGGATTATGACGGAGAGACGATCACCTTGGAGCTGCCTTCCCAGCCGTTGACTCTGGCATTTACTGATATGACGATTGAACGAATCGTGAACTGGAGCTATCCGGATATTATGGTCGTGGTCGCTGACGAAACCTACCGCGCGATCGAGCGGCAGAGTCCTTCTGTAGACTATGTCGGCTACACGGTAGAGGGGCAGAAAACAACGAGGGCTACGTCTAATGCGCTTGCCGCCATGGCCACGCCGGAATCAAAGCTGTCGTCGTATTATGCCGAATATCGTGTCGGAATCGAGAGCGCTGCGTTAAATGTATTTATCCTCGGGTTTTTGGGACTTGTGTTCCTCCTGGCAACAGGGAGCGTCCTTTATTTCAAGCAGTTGACCGAAGCGGCGGGAGATCAGGCCCGCTACGATGTTCTGAGGAGAATCGGTGTGAGCATGAACGAGATTAGCGGTTCGATCTTTAAGCAGAACGCTATGATCTTTATCCTGCCGCTGCTCGTTGGAGCGGGACATTATATTGTCATATTCAGCTGGCTAAGGAGGCTGTTCGGCGGATTAGGGGGCATCAGTCTTCTGGAGCCCGTCCTGGTCTGTATTAGCGTGTTTATGATGATCTATATGGTCTATTTTGTGCTGACCGTAGGTTCTGTCAGCAAAATTCTCATTGGGGAAGCCCCGCGTTGGATCCGTCTTTCGGTGCTGGTGATCGCGTCAGTAGCCATCGTGCTTGCCGGGCTCTTCGTATGGCTGGCCCCGATCCCGCAGGAAGAAGAAATTGCGAAGGGGCCAGGCGTCCAGCTCCACATTCCTGCACCTATGGGGAACTATCCGGTCGGCGTGACAGAGCTTCACTTGATGGATAAGGACAGAATGGATCCTTGGGTTAACGAAGGACAGAGGGAGCTTATGATCAGTATCTGGTACCCGGCCGAAGAAGAAAGCGGACAAAGAGCTAAATATATGCGGGAAGGTGCGGCTAAGCATTATGACGAATCGGAACTTCCATCCATCGGCCTGACCCCCGGCACGGTCAATCTGGCCGATATCGATACCCACGCATGGCTGGATGCGCCTGCGGCCGAGATTGAGGGAGGCTGGCCAGTGATTATCTTCTCCCCGGGCGGCTCCATTCCGCGAAGCTTTGGCACCATCCTGGTGCAGGAATTGGCAAGCCGCGGATATATCGTCATTACCTTGGATCATACGCATGAAGCATCGGTCGTCGAATTTCCCGACGGTCGGGTCGTGACGGAGACGTTGCCGGCATTCAGTGCGGAAACGGTGCTTAAGATGATCGATGTCCGCGTCAATGATGTTCGGTTTGTCCTGGATCAATTGACCGGGATGAGGGCAGGCAGCAATCCGGACACCGGCAAGAAGCAGCTTCCTCACGGTTTGGCTGCCCTCCTTAATCTTTCCAAGGTAGGCATTTACGGGCACTCTGCGGGGGGAGCAACGGCCGCTCAAACGATGTATGAGGATGAGCGAATCGATGCGGGGATCGATATGGACGGAACGATGGGGCATATGCCCAATCATCCCCTGCCCGTAGCACAGGATGGCCTGGATCGTCCGTTTATGCTGCTGAACTCCGGGTTCAACGACGAAGGTGAAGTGGACTCGCATTTGACGGCGGAGGACCGGGCCATGTTCTGGAACCATACAAGCGGTTGGAAATTGGATGTGGCCATACCGAACGGGGCCCATTTTACCTTTACCGATTATCAGTCTCTGTTGCCTCAGCTTGCAAGCGAGGTGAGCCTTTCCAGGCTTTCGGTCCAGCAGAGCATTGGAACGGCTGACCCTGAGCAAGCGCTTGACGCGCAGCGGGAATATGTGGCGGCTTTCTTCGATCATCATTTAAAGGGCTTGCCGCAGCCGCTTCTAGAAACAACGAGCTCAACGAACACGGAAGTTCGAGTTATGGAGTAG
- a CDS encoding helveticin J family class III bacteriocin — MLQVRTWNHLKRRLITLASALLAIYIFSMSALPAFAATPDKTVNASATLAYNLKGLQHNVVVQKAYIASKYIYVTQRSGGNCYLSRLLIDGNNATFVDKMTITNTGHCQTLDMYTYNGENYFYFSSKADPSTDYYWSLQVARVQYSPGTTVDYTDLRRFTYMNYANKTGARLGDTYRVDGGGNSTHTVFRVQTKEGTVTWSIYDTVALNKLLDSNEMVRMDSAAAVSACVTSFTQSGSAIIRPNGSFQGVDMLGSTEIYTSGGAEGETPQIAMMSNTGAYKSLVKITNVGNREIEGVQTKNGNVYFTIVTDPVNKKDTQKIYYVPDSIF, encoded by the coding sequence ATGCTGCAAGTTCGAACGTGGAACCATTTGAAAAGGCGGTTGATAACCCTCGCCTCTGCACTTCTTGCCATTTATATTTTCAGTATGTCAGCTCTGCCCGCGTTTGCGGCAACCCCCGATAAGACTGTAAACGCCTCCGCAACCCTCGCCTACAACCTCAAGGGACTTCAGCATAATGTGGTGGTGCAGAAAGCTTACATCGCTTCAAAATATATTTATGTAACGCAGCGGTCTGGAGGCAATTGCTATCTCTCAAGATTGCTGATCGACGGAAATAACGCCACGTTTGTTGATAAAATGACGATTACCAACACCGGCCATTGCCAAACGCTGGACATGTATACGTACAATGGCGAGAATTATTTCTACTTCAGCTCTAAAGCTGATCCATCCACGGACTATTATTGGTCACTCCAGGTAGCAAGAGTTCAGTATTCACCGGGCACAACCGTTGATTATACGGATCTTCGCAGGTTTACCTACATGAATTACGCCAATAAGACGGGTGCAAGATTGGGAGACACCTACCGTGTGGATGGGGGCGGAAACAGCACGCACACAGTCTTCCGCGTGCAGACGAAGGAAGGCACCGTGACCTGGTCGATCTATGACACGGTGGCTTTGAACAAGCTGCTTGACAGCAATGAAATGGTACGAATGGACAGCGCGGCAGCGGTAAGCGCCTGCGTGACCAGCTTCACCCAATCAGGCAGTGCCATTATTAGACCGAACGGCTCCTTCCAAGGGGTCGATATGCTAGGCAGCACCGAAATCTATACCTCAGGCGGAGCCGAGGGGGAAACGCCGCAGATTGCCATGATGTCTAACACAGGCGCGTATAAATCGCTAGTGAAGATAACCAATGTGGGCAACCGCGAAATCGAGGGTGTGCAGACCAAGAACGGCAATGTGTATTTCACGATTGTTACAGATCCGGTAAATAAGAAGGATACTCAGAAAATTTATTACGTTCCCGATAGCATTTTTTAA